From the Primulina tabacum isolate GXHZ01 chromosome 3, ASM2559414v2, whole genome shotgun sequence genome, one window contains:
- the LOC142538773 gene encoding uncharacterized protein LOC142538773, translating into MISGGSTDGDFNRARKSRSRRDCMEVEGMRRNEAVISFGPEDLKGVNLPHNDALVFQARVANYDILRVFVDSSSSVNVICKDALVQMDLQGFQLETVETVLFGFAGHVIYPEGEIVLPLTLGSRDLKKIMMTTFTVVDSPLSYNIILGRPAINELRAVSSTYHQKIKFLLGSQVGEVRGDQPSSRKCYVEAVRVDQSKARKKEKKARTDET; encoded by the coding sequence ATGATATCGGGAGGATCCACTGATGGAGATTTTAACCGGGCAAGGAAATCAAGAAGTAGACGAGATTGTATGGAGGTGGAAGGGATGAGAAGGAATGAAGCAGTGATCAGTTTTGGCCCCGAAGATTTAAAGGGTGTAAATCTGCCCCACAATGATGCCCTGGTTTTCCAAGCCCGGGTGGCCAATTATGATATTCTGAGAGTCTTCGTGGATTCGAGCAGTTCTGTCAATGTTATTTGTAAGGATGCCCTGGTGCAAATGGATTTGCAAGGATTTCAACTGGAAACCGTGGAGACTGTACTTTTTGGCTTTGCTGGCCATGTGATTTATCCAGAAGGGGAGATTGTCCTGCCATTGACTTTGGGTTCCCGAGATCTTAAGAAGATAATGATGACCACTTTCACTGTGGTGGATTCCCCATTATCATATAACATCATTTTGGGGCGGCCTGCTATTAATGAGCTAAGGGCCGTATCATCCACTTACCACCAGAAGATTAAATTTCTCTTGGGAAGCCAGGTAGGTGAGGTCCGGGGAGATCAACCTTCTTCCCGGAAATGTTATGTGGAGGCAGTGCGGGTGGACCAGAGTAAAGCCAGGAAGAAAGAGAAGAAAGCGAGAACTGATGAGACATGA